One segment of Carya illinoinensis cultivar Pawnee chromosome 1, C.illinoinensisPawnee_v1, whole genome shotgun sequence DNA contains the following:
- the LOC122314349 gene encoding inositol transporter 1 gives MTIESLPGSSGYLDLYPERKMSYFKNLYVLGLTVTAGIGGLLFGYDTGVISGALLYIKDDFEAVKESSFLQETIVSMALVGAIIGAAAGGWINDYYGRKKATLIADIVFALGSVVMAAAPDPYVLILGRLLVGLGVGVASVTAPVYIAEASPSEIRGGLVSTNVLMITGGQFISYLVNLAFTEVPGTWRWMLGVSGIPAVIQFSLMLFMPESPRWLFMKDDRSKAIDVLSKIYNFARLEDEIDYLTDQLEQERQNRSKVRYLDVFKTKEIRLAFLAGAGLQAFQQFTGINTVMYYSPTIVQMAGFESNQLAILLSLIVAGMNAAGTILGIYLIDHVGRKKLALTSLSGVFVSLLILSGAFFAESSNSTNALYGWIAVLGLALYIGFFSPGMGPVPWTVNSEIYPEAYRGMCGGMAATVNWISNLIVAQSFLSLAEAAGTGATFLILAGIAAVAFVFVIAYVPETKGLTFEEVEKIWKERAWGRDGQDAERLLEQGNES, from the exons ATGACGATAGAGTCCTTGCCGGGGAGCTCTGGGTACTTGGACTTGTACCCGGAGAGGAAAATGTCTTATTTCAAGAACCTTTATGTGCTGGGATTGACTGTGACGGCCGGAATAGGTGGATTGCTCTTCGGCTACGACACAG GTGTGATATCTGGGGCTCTTCTgtatattaaagatgattttgAGGCGGTGAAAGAGAGCAGTTTCTTGCAG GAAACAATTGTCAGCATGGCATTGGTTGGTGCAATTATTGGAGCGGCAGCAGGGGGTTGGATAAATGATTATTATGGACGTAAGAAGGCTACTCTTATTGCAGATATAGTGTTTGCTCTTGGATCAGTTGTCATGGCTGCTGCACCAGATCCATATGTTCTTATATTGGGACGGCTTCTTGTTGGCCTGGGTGTTGGTGTAGCATCTGTCACTGCTCCTGTATATATTGCAGAAGCATCACCATCAGAAATAAGGGGAGGACTAGTGAGCACAAATGTTCTTATGATAACTGGTGGACAATTTATTTCCTACCTTGTAAATCTTGCTTTTACAGAG GTCCCTGGGACATGGCGATGGATGCTTGGAGTTTCAGGTATCCCAGCTGTCATTCAGTTCTCTCTTATGTTATTTATGCCAGAGTCCCCCCGATGGCTTTTTATGAAG GATGATAGATCCAAAGCTATTGACGtgctttctaaaatttacaaCTTCGCTCGCCTAGAGGATGAAATTGACTACCTTACCGATCAATTAGAGCAAGAGCGCCAGAATCGGAGTAAAGTCAGATACTTGGatgtttttaaaacaaaagaaatcagGCTTGCGTTTCTGGCTGGGGCTGGACTACAG GCATTTCAGCAGTTTACTGGTATCAACACAGTCATGTACTACAGCCCAACAATTGTCCAGATGGCTGGCTTTGAATCCAACCAGTTGGCTATTCTCCTGTCACTCATTGTTGCTGGTATGAATGCTGCTGGGACAATTCTAGGCATTTACCTTATCGACCATGTTGGACGGAAAAAGTTGGCCCTCACCAGCTTATCTGGTGTATTTGTATCCCTTCTTATCCTTTCTGGAGCATTTTTTGCTGAATCATCAAATTCTACAAATGCACTCTATGGATGGATTGCAGTTTTAGGGTTAGCCCTCTACATTGGTTTCTTCTCACCTGGAATGGGGCCCGTGCCTTGGACTGTGAACTCAGAGATATATCCTGAAGCCTATCGTGGAATGTGTGGGGGTATGGCAGCAACTGTGAATTGGATTTCGAATCTAATCGTTGCTCAGAGTTTTCTTTCACTTGCTGAAGCTGCCGGGACTGGGGCGACTTTCTTGATTCTTGCTGGCATAGCTGCAGTTGCATTCGTATTTGTGATTGCATATGTACCGGAAACAAAGGGATTGACATTTGAGGAAGTGGAGAAAATCTGGAAGGAGAGGGCTTGGGGCAGAGATGGACAAGATGCAGAAAGACTTCTTGAGCAGGGTAATGAATCCTAG
- the LOC122278226 gene encoding ABC transporter B family member 25-like, translating to MILLFLRLSVVRIFPREAVQTKKEAFGGALWFQIFLQGKRELDSGDAMDSLMRGRTVLIIAHKLSIVKSAEGVAVISDGQIAESGTHKELLSQDGIYIASVRRQLQAPITAL from the exons ATGatccttcttttccttagattatcCGTGGTAAGGATCTTTCCCAGGGAGGCTGTCCAGACaaagaaagaggcttttggaggtGCCTTGTGGTTCCAGATCTTTCTCCAAGGGAAGAGAGAGTTGGACTCTGGG GATGCCATGGATTCTCTGATGAGGGGAAGGACTGTTCTTATCATAGCACACAAGCTTTCAATAGTCAAAAGTGCAGAAGGTGTTGCTGTTATATCAGATGGTCAGATAGCTGAAAGCGGCACCCACAAGGAGCTACTCAGCCAGGATGGAATATACATTGCATCAGTAAGGAGACAATTACAAGCCCCAATTACTGCACTGTAG